One part of the Dasypus novemcinctus isolate mDasNov1 chromosome 27, mDasNov1.1.hap2, whole genome shotgun sequence genome encodes these proteins:
- the LOC131276257 gene encoding spermatogenesis-associated protein 31A6-like — MGLFFLLLPCLPSNPSSSPLKERRPLKKPHVETRGRSRRHRRSGALKGCRESLQELKETRDLILLLKTHLEQVPDQGDFHQFSRQEPSGEVCEMEPAEAPLPPEELVGNAAPTMPPLASTAPLTKPPLPLATTLSLHPTTPLVPLSHSSPSASQPSLVLDHHSHQPVAPSLPVTHASASLACPQPPTSFSAPPLLNPTLPLSLCDSISSPLGRSLDNNSWLSVSMPAIPGLAHSSRPSPGLPWWWAAARALLSPTSAHSKFQQEQLSHHSRRASFWGGPINRQVEVGGPSFLNPDIQKLLELQTTRRVELRLWKENEKKGPDYHLNSLGNVLKSLGAEQDNTVAQTLWSSKGKPEQLPSPEMPPHPKKLRANLEQKYSQFFWGLPFLHSESLVASVWVPASVLFNGISRVLPIQVRAKEVTLCSQPQPLPNYIVQPPLLIKTMP, encoded by the exons ATGGGGCTCTTCTTCCTGCTACTCCCCTGTCTCCCGAGTAACCCGTCTTCATCACCCcttaaggaaagaagacccctcaAAAAG CCTCATGTGGAGACACgggggaggagcaggaggcaCAGGAGAAGTGGAGCTCTGAAAG GTTGTAGGGAAAGCCTGCAAGAATTAAAGGAGACTCGGGACCTGATCCTGCTTCTGAAAAC ccACCTGGAACAGGTCCCCGACCAGGGTGACTTTCATCAGTTCTCACGTCAAGAACCCTCTGGTGAGGTGTGTGAAATGGAGCCTGCTGAAGCGCCTCTCCCACCAGAGGAGCTCGTGGGCAATGCTGCTCCCACCATGCCCCCTTTGGCTTCCACAGCTCCCCTCACCAAGCCCCCTCTGCCTTTAGCCACCACCCTGTCACTGCACCCAACGACCCCCTTAGTTCCTCTTTCACACTCATCCCCGAGTGCTTCTCAGCCATCACTGGTTCTAGACCATCACTCACACCAGCCAGTTGCACCTTCCCTTCCCGTAACACATGCCTCTGCTTCATTAGCCTGCCCTCAGCCTCCAACCTCCTTCTCTGCTCCACCACTGCTGAACCCCACCTTGCCTCTTTCTCTGTGTGACTCCATTTCATCCCCACTGGGCAGGTCCCTTGATAACaactcctggttgtctgtttctATGCCAGCAATCCCAGGCCTTGCTCACTCAAGCCGCCCCAGCCCAGGCTTGCCCTGGTGGTGGGCAGCTGCCAGGGCCCTGTTATCCCCCACCTCAGCACACTCCAAATTCCAGCAGGAGCAGCTTTCCCACCACTCACGAAGGGCCTCTTTCTGGGGAGGCCCCATTAACAGGCAGGTAGAAGTTGGTGGCCCCTCTTTCCTCAACCCTGATATCCAAAAGCTCCTGGAACTACAAACCACAAGGAGAGTGGAATTGAGGTTgtggaaggaaaatgaaaagaagggaCCAGACTACCATCTGAATTCTTTAGGGAATGTGTTAAAGTCACTTGGTGCTGAGCAGGACAACACAGTTGCCCAAACTCTCTGGAGCAGCAAAGGCAAACCAGAGCAGCTACCCAGTCCTGAGATGCCCCCACATCCTAAGAAGCTAAGGGCCAATTTAGAGCAGAAATATAGCCAGTTCTTCTGGGGCCTCCCCTTTCTGCACAGTGAGTCTCTGGTGGCTAGTGTCTGGGTTCCTGCTTCTGTTTTATTCAATGGAATCTCTAGGGTCTTACCAATTCAAGTGCGGGCCAAGGAAGTCACACTTTGTTCACAACCCCAGCCCTTGCCAAATTACATTGTTCAACCCCCACTCTTGATTAAAACCATGCCCTGA